From Streptomyces durmitorensis, a single genomic window includes:
- a CDS encoding carbohydrate ABC transporter permease: MSTTSTKTEKVARAAGVRAATGSAGPGRGRKQGSKRGSMGVQNFAGWLFSTPFLVLFTVFMAFPIVATLLMSFTDFGLRNVTHPLEANFIGFENYTKLFSDEKFLKALFNTAYFVVIGVPLTILLGLVVAVLLNNGIDRARTFFRVGFYAPVVTSIVAVAVVWRFVLDPSDGLIAGLFSEVGLTAPDFLGDEKLAMPSLIAMAVWRNLGTVMVLFIAGLQAIPTEVREAAKLDGAGMWQEFRAITVPLLRPTLLYATVITTIGYLNVFEEPFVMTQGGPSDSTLTVSLDMYREGFNFFHMGYASAMAYVLFVVIMGITVLQLRLLKDNTK; the protein is encoded by the coding sequence ATGAGCACCACGAGCACCAAGACTGAGAAGGTCGCACGGGCGGCCGGGGTGCGGGCCGCCACCGGTTCGGCGGGTCCGGGCCGGGGGCGCAAACAGGGCTCCAAGCGGGGCTCCATGGGCGTGCAGAACTTCGCCGGCTGGCTGTTCTCGACCCCCTTCCTCGTTCTGTTCACCGTCTTCATGGCGTTCCCGATCGTCGCCACGCTCCTGATGAGCTTCACCGACTTCGGGCTGCGCAATGTCACGCACCCGCTGGAAGCGAACTTCATCGGGTTCGAGAACTACACCAAGCTGTTCAGCGACGAGAAGTTCCTCAAGGCACTGTTCAACACCGCCTACTTCGTGGTGATCGGGGTTCCTCTCACCATCCTTCTGGGTCTTGTCGTCGCCGTTCTGCTGAACAACGGCATCGACCGGGCGCGCACCTTCTTCCGGGTCGGTTTCTACGCTCCCGTGGTCACCTCCATCGTCGCGGTCGCCGTCGTCTGGCGCTTCGTCCTCGATCCGAGTGACGGCCTGATCGCCGGTCTCTTCTCCGAAGTGGGGCTCACCGCCCCGGACTTCCTGGGGGACGAGAAGCTCGCCATGCCGTCGCTGATCGCGATGGCCGTGTGGCGGAATCTCGGAACCGTCATGGTGCTCTTCATCGCCGGGCTACAGGCCATCCCCACCGAGGTGCGGGAGGCGGCGAAGCTCGACGGGGCGGGAATGTGGCAGGAGTTCCGCGCCATCACCGTTCCGCTGCTGCGGCCCACGCTGCTCTACGCCACGGTGATCACCACGATCGGCTATCTCAACGTCTTCGAGGAGCCGTTCGTGATGACCCAGGGCGGGCCCTCGGACTCCACTCTCACCGTCTCCCTCGACATGTACCGCGAGGGCTTCAATTTCTTCCACATGGGCTATGCGAGCGCCATGGCGTATGTCCTCTTCGTAGTGATCATGGGCATTACCGTGCTCCAGCTCCGACTGCTGAAGGACAACACGAAATGA
- a CDS encoding carbohydrate ABC transporter permease, with product MKKRLVYVLLSVGLLVMSAPFLWMALSAFKTSSELTASPPVWIPTEWTLDNFSALLDKLDLPLYFMNSVIVAVLVTVSNLVFCSMLGYALAKLNFAGKNKIFGLVLGALMVPGNLMLLPLFVLMSKLQLIDSYAALVLPFAAGAFGVFLMRQFMQSIPDELLEAARMDGAGEWYIFWRIVMPLVKPALATLSIFTFLGSWNNFVWPLIATNDPDKYTLPVALATFATDPNKSGGSNGMLMAGSFLIVLPVLIVFAVLQRHFTQGIATAGMK from the coding sequence ATGAAGAAGCGGCTCGTGTATGTGCTGCTCTCCGTCGGGCTGCTCGTGATGTCCGCGCCCTTCCTGTGGATGGCGCTCTCGGCCTTCAAGACGTCGAGCGAGCTCACGGCCAGTCCGCCCGTGTGGATTCCCACCGAGTGGACCCTGGACAATTTCAGCGCGCTGCTCGACAAGCTCGATCTGCCGCTCTACTTTATGAATTCGGTGATCGTGGCGGTGCTCGTCACCGTCTCCAATCTCGTCTTCTGCTCGATGCTCGGCTACGCCCTGGCCAAGCTGAACTTCGCGGGCAAGAACAAGATCTTCGGGCTGGTGCTCGGTGCGCTGATGGTGCCCGGCAATCTGATGCTGCTGCCGCTCTTCGTGCTGATGAGCAAGTTGCAGCTGATCGATTCGTACGCCGCTCTGGTGCTGCCGTTCGCCGCCGGTGCCTTCGGGGTCTTCCTGATGCGGCAGTTCATGCAGTCGATCCCGGACGAGCTGCTCGAGGCGGCCCGGATGGACGGCGCGGGTGAGTGGTACATCTTCTGGCGGATCGTGATGCCGCTGGTCAAGCCCGCTCTCGCGACGCTGTCGATCTTCACCTTCCTCGGTTCCTGGAACAACTTCGTCTGGCCGCTGATCGCGACCAACGACCCCGACAAATACACCCTCCCCGTGGCCCTGGCCACGTTCGCCACCGACCCCAACAAGTCGGGTGGCTCCAACGGCATGCTGATGGCCGGTTCGTTCCTGATCGTGCTGCCGGTCCTGATCGTCTTCGCCGTGCTGCAGCGGCATTTCACCCAGGGCATCGCCACCGCGGGCATGAAGTAG